One Mycobacteroides salmoniphilum DNA segment encodes these proteins:
- a CDS encoding HNH endonuclease, producing the protein MCLACGAPLSMRSQKIYCGNACQAAARRDVSTRLWLESGEARVRSEQSHFIRLFLAEAQSGRCAICSGASIWQDSPLVLVLDHIDGNPANNCRENLRLVCPNCDSQLPTYKSRNRGNGRSFRRQRYADGKSY; encoded by the coding sequence CTGTGCCTTGCTTGCGGCGCACCACTTTCCATGCGAAGCCAGAAGATCTATTGCGGCAATGCTTGTCAGGCGGCAGCCCGACGCGACGTCAGTACCAGACTGTGGCTGGAGTCCGGTGAGGCCAGGGTGCGCAGCGAGCAGAGCCACTTCATTCGGCTCTTTCTCGCCGAGGCTCAATCGGGCCGTTGCGCGATCTGCAGCGGAGCGAGCATCTGGCAAGACTCCCCGCTCGTACTGGTCTTGGACCATATCGACGGAAACCCGGCCAACAATTGTCGAGAGAATCTGCGACTCGTCTGCCCGAACTGCGACTCGCAACTGCCGACCTACAAGAGCCGCAATCGCGGCAATGGCCGCAGTTTTCGCCGACAGCGCTACGCGGACGGAAAGTCGTACTAG
- a CDS encoding YidH family protein — MAEVRLVTVGESVGAEPDYRFTLANERTYLAWVRTSLALIASGVALMQFVPEFWIPGARHVASILLVITGGVLAMAAARRRRRVQDAMRRDADLPPSHMPTFLSVLLLGMVVLLVALLLKG; from the coding sequence ATGGCTGAAGTACGGCTCGTGACCGTCGGTGAATCCGTTGGCGCCGAACCCGATTACCGATTCACGCTCGCCAACGAGCGGACATATCTGGCCTGGGTGCGTACCTCGCTGGCCCTCATCGCCAGCGGGGTAGCCCTCATGCAGTTCGTTCCGGAGTTCTGGATTCCGGGTGCCCGGCACGTGGCAAGCATCCTGTTGGTCATCACCGGCGGCGTGCTGGCAATGGCGGCCGCGCGACGGCGGCGCCGGGTGCAGGACGCGATGCGCCGTGATGCCGACCTGCCGCCGAGCCATATGCCGACGTTCCTCAGCGTCCTGCTGCTGGGGATGGTCGTGCTGCTGGTGGCGCTGCTGCTCAAGGGCTGA
- a CDS encoding pyridine nucleotide-disulfide oxidoreductase encodes MSEYGWTVVGAGPAGIAAVGKLLDHGVPSGAIAWIDPEFAAGDFGTKWRAVPSNTSVKLFINYLTGAQSFRFAHAPHFALNDLAPTDTCLLGEVADPLVWITGQLCDQVRALRTTATGLSLQGGRWTVRTEMGDITSKNVILAVGSVPKTLDYPWLNEIPIETALNPEKLAAQPLEGATVAVFGASHSSMIALPNLLAGPAAKVINFYRGPLRYAVDMGDWTLFDDTGLKGEAARWARENIDGVLPDRLQRCLVDSPEYAELLQSCDYAVYTVGFSPRPIPAAPQWGHLECNAATGIIAPGLFGAGIAFPEYRIDPMGFGEHRVGLQKFMDRLNKVVPLWLKYGS; translated from the coding sequence GTGAGCGAGTACGGATGGACAGTGGTCGGCGCGGGCCCCGCAGGCATTGCGGCAGTGGGGAAGCTCCTCGACCACGGAGTGCCATCCGGCGCGATCGCCTGGATCGACCCTGAGTTCGCCGCGGGTGACTTTGGCACGAAATGGCGTGCCGTGCCGAGCAATACGTCGGTGAAGCTTTTCATCAACTACCTCACGGGCGCGCAATCCTTCCGATTCGCCCATGCACCACATTTCGCGCTGAACGACCTGGCGCCCACGGATACCTGTCTGCTCGGGGAGGTGGCGGACCCGCTGGTGTGGATCACCGGGCAGCTCTGTGACCAAGTGCGTGCTCTGCGCACCACCGCGACGGGTCTGTCACTGCAGGGCGGCCGGTGGACCGTGCGGACCGAAATGGGCGATATCACTTCGAAGAACGTGATCCTCGCGGTCGGTTCGGTTCCTAAGACGCTCGATTACCCGTGGTTGAACGAGATCCCGATCGAGACGGCACTCAATCCCGAGAAGCTCGCCGCGCAGCCGCTGGAGGGGGCCACTGTTGCCGTCTTCGGCGCGTCACACTCGAGCATGATCGCCTTGCCCAACTTGCTGGCCGGGCCGGCGGCCAAGGTGATCAACTTTTATCGTGGCCCACTGCGCTATGCGGTCGACATGGGGGACTGGACGCTGTTCGACGACACCGGCCTGAAGGGCGAGGCCGCACGGTGGGCGCGGGAGAACATCGACGGCGTGCTGCCGGACCGGTTGCAGCGCTGCCTCGTTGACAGCCCTGAATACGCTGAGCTGCTCCAAAGCTGCGATTACGCGGTGTACACCGTGGGGTTCAGTCCGAGGCCGATACCCGCTGCCCCGCAGTGGGGGCACCTGGAGTGCAATGCCGCCACCGGGATCATCGCTCCCGGTCTGTTTGGGGCCGGAATTGCCTTCCCCGAGTATCGGATTGACCCGATGGGCTTCGGTGAACACCGCGTGGGACTGCAGAAGTTCATGGACCGCCTCAACAAGGTGGTGCCGTTATGGCTGAAGTACGGCTCGTGA